The proteins below come from a single Poecilia reticulata strain Guanapo linkage group LG5, Guppy_female_1.0+MT, whole genome shotgun sequence genomic window:
- the cav4a gene encoding caveolin-2 produces MDTLKKDEDSEEVEIDLGDSSDLEESEDGEEPQTLWRAQPSLDEEENIHTSTLVEISDTKPLITSRDARGINDCLKVGFEDVIAEPPSVRSGDRVWIWSNALFEVSRVWIYRIVTALLALPMSAISGLLFGLLSCFHIWMVRPCVRCVLIGNRWILSFWDIMLQVVVVPFLTSAGKCCGGLGIHLAKE; encoded by the exons ATGGATACCCTGAAGAAAGACGAAGATTCGGAGGAAGTGGAAATTGATCTGGGGGACTCGAGTGACCTTGAAGAGTCTGAAGATGGGGAGGAACCGCAGACGTTATGGAGAGCCCAACCCTCTCTGGATGAGGAGGAAAACATTCACACATCCACTCTGGTGGAAATCAGTGATACAAAACCACTGATTACTTCACGGGACGCCCGAGGTATCAATGACTGCCTCAAG GTAGGGTTTGAGGATGTGATAGCTGAGCCGCCATCGGTGCGTAGCGGGGACAGAGTTTGGATCTGGAGCAATGCTCTGTTTGAAGTGTCCAGGGTCTGGATTTACAGGATAGTCACCGCTCTGCTGGCCCTTCCCATGTCAGCTATCTCTGGTCTTTTGTTTGGCCTCCTAAGCTGCTTCCACATTTG GATGGTCCGGCCCTGTGTTCGTTGTGTCCTCATCGGTAACCGCTGGATACTGAGCTTCTGGGACATCATGCTGCAAGTTGTTGTGGTCCCATTCCTAACGAGTGCAGGAAAATGTTGTGGAGGTTTAGGTATACACCTGGCCAAAGAATGA